From Psychroflexus torquis ATCC 700755, the proteins below share one genomic window:
- a CDS encoding IS630 family transposase has protein sequence MRISLNKDSYDSVNLYFQDEARFGMMNHLGKYITASGVKPIVTYQQIYKTTYLYGSYSPINGDSFVWEINGVSTNIFQAYLREFSTHNPKEYKIVVIDNAGFHSTKNIEVPQNIVLLRIPPYNPELNPCEQVWQYIKNRFKNQRFESMKSLKEWLSEMVCEMKPETIKSITGNHHFLKAFNTAFNN, from the coding sequence ATTAGAATTAGTCTTAATAAAGATAGTTACGACTCTGTTAATTTATACTTTCAAGATGAAGCTCGATTTGGAATGATGAATCATCTTGGAAAATACATAACTGCTAGCGGTGTAAAGCCAATAGTGACCTATCAACAGATTTATAAAACGACCTATCTATATGGTAGTTACTCTCCAATAAACGGAGACTCTTTTGTTTGGGAAATAAATGGTGTAAGTACTAACATATTTCAAGCCTATCTGCGGGAATTTTCAACACATAATCCAAAGGAATATAAAATTGTAGTGATTGATAATGCAGGGTTTCATTCTACAAAAAATATAGAGGTGCCACAAAATATAGTCTTGTTAAGAATACCCCCATACAATCCTGAACTAAACCCATGCGAACAAGTATGGCAATACATTAAAAATCGATTTAAGAATCAAAGATTCGAATCGATGAAAAGTTTAAAAGAATGGCTAAGCGAAATGGTCTGCGAAATGAAACCTGAAACCATTAAATCTATAACAGGAAACCATCATTTTCTAAAGGCTTTTAATACGGCATTTAATAACTAA
- a CDS encoding DUF1810 domain-containing protein, whose product MKNSVDRFLEPSNRMFGMALAEVKNGKKQSHWMWYIFPQLKGIGKTTTSYYYGISSLEEARDFLKHPILGSRLYEITQALLEVKGKTAFEIFGTPDYLKLKSCMTLFKLAAPQESVFQEVINTYYMGYDDELTRMKLNL is encoded by the coding sequence GTGAAAAATAGTGTTGATCGTTTTTTAGAACCAAGCAATAGAATGTTTGGTATGGCTTTAGCCGAAGTGAAGAATGGCAAAAAGCAGTCGCATTGGATGTGGTACATTTTTCCACAACTTAAAGGCATCGGAAAAACGACAACTTCTTATTACTATGGAATTAGCTCTTTAGAAGAAGCTCGAGATTTCTTGAAGCATCCCATATTAGGATCGCGATTATATGAAATAACTCAAGCTTTATTAGAAGTTAAAGGAAAAACCGCGTTCGAAATATTTGGAACACCAGATTATCTTAAACTGAAATCGTGTATGACTTTATTTAAACTTGCTGCACCACAAGAATCAGTATTCCAAGAGGTGATTAATACCTATTATATGGGTTACGATGATGAGTTGACACGCATGAAACTAAATCTTTAA
- a CDS encoding IS66-like element ISPto7 family transposase produces MSIKPTYQELYATFTSLARQVNELEGLANQNQALIQENQGLIKENRGIIKQNQLLLKENRQLKDKLFTYENPKNSRNSSMPPSKDENHPKPNQSLRKSSDRKVGGQKGRKGKTLEMTAHPDEIIELVPDYCTSCGNALQDFSPQKEQSRQIVDIPPIKAVFKEYQTFSKICNCGCTSTADFPSGVNTSISYGENIEGLVAYFHARQFLPFARMQEVFNAVFNIHISEGGIHCLLNRFSDKTKPIYEIIKQRVCNSTVIGADETGVKVNRSKHWFWTWQTPNLTYITHSRNRKGETVTTHFPNGFPNSTLVHDGWKPHLNTFAKNHQSCLPHLQRRLNYLNLKYKSATWGLDFSKLLYDALELKKTLPFQNKEYTIERAKIIQKLQCLLEKPPDKTHKELFSFYKRMRRERQHLFTFLFLENVPADNNASERAIRNVKVKQKISGQFKIEQAAQNFAQIRSVIDTIIKNGLNVLDELALIAKFEFQRVD; encoded by the coding sequence TTGTCAATAAAGCCAACATATCAAGAGTTGTATGCGACGTTTACTTCTCTCGCTAGACAAGTAAATGAACTTGAAGGCTTGGCAAATCAGAACCAAGCATTGATCCAAGAGAATCAAGGATTAATTAAAGAGAACCGAGGTATCATAAAGCAAAATCAGCTACTGTTAAAAGAGAATAGACAGTTAAAGGATAAATTATTTACCTACGAAAATCCAAAAAACAGTCGCAACAGCTCTATGCCTCCTTCAAAGGATGAAAACCATCCTAAACCAAATCAAAGTTTGCGCAAATCATCTGATCGAAAAGTAGGCGGTCAAAAAGGACGAAAAGGCAAAACTTTAGAGATGACAGCTCATCCCGATGAGATTATAGAATTAGTACCCGATTATTGTACTTCTTGTGGAAACGCATTACAAGACTTTTCTCCACAGAAAGAACAATCCCGTCAAATAGTTGATATTCCGCCTATCAAGGCTGTTTTTAAAGAATATCAAACTTTTAGTAAAATTTGTAATTGTGGATGTACATCTACCGCAGACTTTCCATCTGGAGTAAACACTTCTATTAGCTATGGCGAAAATATAGAAGGACTTGTCGCTTATTTTCATGCGCGTCAATTCTTGCCTTTTGCAAGAATGCAAGAAGTCTTTAACGCTGTTTTTAACATCCATATTAGTGAAGGTGGAATTCATTGTTTGTTAAATCGTTTTTCCGATAAAACAAAACCAATTTATGAAATTATAAAACAAAGGGTCTGCAATAGTACAGTTATTGGTGCAGATGAAACAGGGGTGAAAGTAAACAGAAGCAAACACTGGTTTTGGACTTGGCAAACCCCTAATCTAACCTATATTACGCATTCAAGAAACAGAAAAGGCGAAACGGTAACAACTCATTTTCCAAATGGATTTCCCAATAGTACACTAGTACATGATGGATGGAAACCACACCTAAACACGTTTGCTAAAAATCATCAAAGTTGTTTGCCTCACTTGCAGCGCAGATTAAATTACTTGAATCTAAAATATAAATCTGCTACTTGGGGTCTTGATTTTTCTAAACTTCTCTATGATGCTTTAGAACTTAAAAAAACACTGCCATTTCAAAATAAAGAGTACACCATTGAGCGCGCAAAAATAATTCAAAAACTCCAATGCTTATTAGAAAAACCGCCTGATAAAACTCATAAAGAACTCTTTAGCTTTTATAAACGGATGCGGCGTGAAAGACAGCATTTATTCACCTTTCTTTTCCTAGAAAATGTGCCAGCAGACAATAATGCCTCTGAAAGAGCTATTAGAAATGTAAAGGTAAAACAAAAAATATCTGGTCAATTTAAAATTGAACAAGCCGCACAAAATTTTGCGCAAATACGATCTGTCATAGACACCATAATTAAAAATGGGCTAAATGTCTTGGATGAATTAGCGCTTATCGCTAAATTTGAGTTTCAACGGGTAGACTGA